Proteins from a genomic interval of Posidoniimonas polymericola:
- a CDS encoding sigma-70 family RNA polymerase sigma factor, with protein MAERPDETDSRCDFAALWAESYSRLRTYVRIFVPSVHDADDVMQETAMAIARDFEKYDPQRPFLEWAVGVARNRVFEHFRKRDRDKRMVFDVETVQHIEASFLAAESKFDNYHDALESCLKQLPERARRLIDLRYLACNSVEEISAKLGLTVRSVYTRLSQVRYGLKQCIGRRMKLSGDAT; from the coding sequence ATGGCAGAGCGTCCCGATGAGACCGATAGCCGCTGCGACTTTGCCGCGCTCTGGGCCGAGTCGTACTCGCGTCTACGGACCTACGTACGGATCTTTGTTCCGTCCGTGCACGACGCCGACGACGTCATGCAGGAGACCGCCATGGCGATCGCTAGGGACTTCGAGAAGTACGACCCGCAGCGGCCGTTCCTGGAATGGGCGGTGGGGGTCGCGCGAAACCGGGTGTTCGAGCACTTCCGCAAGCGCGACCGGGACAAGCGGATGGTGTTTGACGTCGAGACCGTGCAGCACATCGAAGCAAGCTTCCTGGCGGCAGAGTCCAAATTCGACAACTACCACGACGCCCTGGAGTCGTGCCTGAAACAGCTGCCAGAGCGGGCCCGCAGGCTCATTGATCTGCGGTACCTGGCCTGCAATTCAGTGGAAGAGATCTCGGCAAAGCTAGGGTTGACGGTCCGATCGGTGTACACTCGCCTGTCGCAGGTGCGTTATGGACTTAAGCAGTGCATCGGGCGACGCATGAAACTATCGGGGGACGCGACGTGA
- a CDS encoding glutaminase family protein, producing the protein MRNSILPLTKSAVIAAAALACHAAQAVPHESAPPATPLIACDPYFSVWSPGPELAAANTEHWTGKPHRLASIVTVDNKRFRVMGADPAGVAAMPQTGLEVSPTQTRYTFAGAGVEVELKFTTPSLPEDIDLLSRPITYLTYTVHSTDGAEHDVAIDFVASSELSVNNSPEEATASTTEENSLAVAAMSAVNQRVLRSRGDDIRIDWGTFYVAAKADQADVQVGKRSELMNDRDGGGETQAPARSLAGRVSFHLDAVGAEPQSRWLIAAYDDLYSIQFMHQNLRPYWRRNGLDASGLLAEAATDYARLLKRCDAFDEELTADLRAAGGDDYAYIGSLAFRQCFAAGKFVADANGQPIQFCKENHSNGCIGTSDVFYPMAPQFLLFGPTLAKSFIAPFMEYAASDRWTFPFAPHDLGTYPKANGQVYGGGETSEENQMPVEESGNMLILMAAVAQLEGNTSFADRYWPELTQWAEYLREEGFDPDNQLCTDDFAGHLAHNVNLSAKAICGLGSYAKLCEMRGDAPTASEYRKVAEEFAARWVEAADDGDHFRLTFDRPGTWSQKYNLVWDKVLGLNLFPEAVLAKEMAYYKQAQNEFGLPLDNRNTYTKLDWVLWTASLTNNREDFAALVAPVVKFLDETPNRQPMTDWYKTDTARKVGFTARPVVGGVFMRMLYDDKVVEKWASREKVDAGDYAPLPIPPVVTEVVPTAADRGKQAPEWQYTFDRPRRGWFKPGFNASSWKTGAAGFGSRGTPNARNNTNWTGGAIWIRREFDVDASKLKNLQLYVHYDEDARVYINGELAARLDGYSTDYELVPISPAAIATLKPTGNTLAVSCRNQNGGQYIDVGFATVEKAGDSVASKE; encoded by the coding sequence ATGCGGAATTCCATTCTCCCACTCACGAAGTCGGCAGTGATCGCCGCGGCCGCCCTCGCGTGCCACGCCGCCCAGGCCGTGCCCCACGAGTCGGCTCCCCCGGCGACCCCGCTGATCGCCTGCGACCCGTACTTCAGTGTGTGGTCGCCCGGGCCTGAGTTGGCGGCCGCTAACACCGAGCACTGGACCGGCAAGCCGCACCGCCTGGCGAGCATCGTGACGGTCGACAACAAGCGTTTCCGCGTGATGGGCGCCGATCCCGCTGGCGTGGCGGCCATGCCGCAGACCGGGCTTGAGGTCTCGCCGACCCAGACCCGTTACACCTTCGCTGGTGCGGGCGTCGAAGTAGAGCTGAAGTTCACCACGCCTTCGCTGCCCGAGGACATCGACCTGCTGTCGCGTCCGATCACGTACCTGACCTACACGGTCCACTCGACCGACGGCGCCGAGCACGACGTGGCGATCGACTTTGTCGCGTCGTCCGAGCTGAGCGTCAACAACAGCCCCGAGGAGGCCACGGCCTCGACGACCGAGGAGAATAGCCTGGCGGTCGCCGCCATGTCGGCGGTGAACCAGCGGGTGCTGCGGAGCCGCGGCGACGACATCCGCATCGACTGGGGCACGTTCTACGTCGCCGCCAAGGCCGACCAGGCCGACGTGCAGGTCGGCAAGCGGAGCGAACTGATGAACGATCGCGACGGCGGCGGCGAGACGCAGGCCCCGGCCCGCTCGCTGGCCGGGCGGGTGTCGTTCCACCTGGACGCCGTCGGCGCCGAGCCGCAATCGCGCTGGCTCATCGCGGCCTACGACGACCTGTACTCCATTCAGTTTATGCACCAGAATCTGCGGCCCTACTGGCGTCGCAACGGGCTGGACGCGTCGGGGCTGCTCGCTGAGGCCGCGACCGACTACGCCAGGCTGCTCAAGCGGTGCGACGCGTTCGACGAGGAGCTGACCGCCGACCTCCGGGCGGCTGGCGGCGACGACTACGCCTACATCGGCTCGCTCGCCTTCCGCCAGTGCTTCGCGGCCGGCAAGTTCGTCGCGGACGCCAACGGGCAGCCGATTCAGTTCTGCAAAGAGAACCACAGCAACGGCTGCATCGGCACCTCGGACGTGTTCTACCCGATGGCTCCGCAGTTCCTGCTGTTCGGCCCGACGCTCGCCAAGTCGTTCATCGCGCCGTTCATGGAGTACGCCGCCAGCGACCGCTGGACCTTCCCCTTCGCCCCGCACGACCTGGGCACCTACCCCAAAGCGAACGGCCAGGTGTACGGCGGCGGCGAGACCAGCGAAGAGAACCAGATGCCGGTCGAGGAGAGCGGCAACATGCTGATCCTGATGGCCGCCGTCGCGCAGCTCGAGGGCAACACCAGCTTCGCCGACCGCTACTGGCCGGAGCTGACCCAATGGGCCGAGTACCTGCGTGAGGAGGGATTCGACCCCGACAACCAGCTCTGCACCGACGACTTCGCCGGCCACCTTGCCCACAACGTTAACCTGTCGGCCAAGGCAATCTGCGGCCTCGGTTCGTACGCCAAGCTGTGCGAGATGCGGGGCGACGCCCCGACCGCCAGCGAGTACCGCAAAGTCGCCGAGGAGTTCGCCGCCCGCTGGGTCGAGGCCGCCGACGACGGCGACCACTTCCGCCTGACCTTCGACCGCCCCGGCACCTGGAGCCAGAAGTACAACCTGGTGTGGGACAAGGTGCTCGGCCTGAACCTGTTCCCCGAGGCCGTGCTCGCCAAGGAGATGGCCTACTACAAGCAGGCGCAGAACGAGTTCGGCCTGCCGCTGGACAACCGCAACACCTACACCAAGCTCGACTGGGTGCTGTGGACCGCCAGCCTGACGAACAACCGTGAGGACTTCGCCGCGTTGGTCGCTCCTGTCGTCAAGTTCCTCGACGAGACCCCCAACCGCCAGCCGATGACCGACTGGTACAAGACCGACACCGCCCGCAAGGTCGGCTTCACCGCCCGCCCGGTGGTGGGCGGCGTCTTCATGCGGATGCTGTACGACGACAAGGTTGTCGAGAAGTGGGCGTCGCGTGAGAAGGTCGACGCGGGCGACTACGCCCCGCTGCCGATCCCGCCGGTCGTAACCGAGGTGGTGCCCACCGCCGCCGACCGCGGCAAGCAGGCGCCCGAGTGGCAGTACACCTTCGACCGGCCCCGCCGCGGCTGGTTCAAGCCGGGCTTCAACGCCTCGAGCTGGAAGACCGGCGCCGCCGGCTTCGGCAGCCGCGGGACCCCCAACGCCCGCAACAACACCAACTGGACCGGCGGCGCGATCTGGATCCGCCGCGAGTTTGATGTCGACGCGTCGAAGCTGAAGAACCTGCAGCTCTACGTGCACTACGACGAGGACGCCCGCGTGTACATCAACGGCGAGCTCGCCGCTCGGCTCGACGGCTACAGCACCGACTACGAGCTCGTGCCGATTTCCCCGGCGGCGATCGCCACGCTGAAGCCGACCGGCAACACGCTGGCGGTTTCGTGCCGCAACCAAAACGGCGGCCAGTACATCGACGTCGGCTTCGCCACCGTTGAGAAAGCGGGCGACAGCGTCGCCTCGAAGGAGTAG
- a CDS encoding DUF1559 domain-containing protein — MSIDRSCDSGAARRGQCVRTRGYTGRSPFSGQASRGFTLVELLVVIAIIGILIALLLPAVQSAREAARRTGCTNNQKQLSLACLNYESTYGHLPYGRKVDRWDSYTWSQYVLPFMEEQAVQDLYHDLFDTSGENAYRPAGHVDAMKRQARESFVAGWYCPSDQTPVGNELESPTWGFLRGNYRGCVGSGDMYGNTPLARDFRRDVQNGVVGFGPGCMAIKNLQGYPGIDPAFSGGPPTKVRLAKLSDGTSKTLLISEGVVPTENLGWGGVFGEIIYGNMGGALFNTTYGPNTGESDTVYSPCPALESDYPFQDRCKGSGHPGATSPGGTDTVAAARSHHNGGVIGAMADGSVHFFTEGIELPIWRAIGTRAGNIVGAPEIANVEF, encoded by the coding sequence ATGAGCATCGACAGGAGTTGTGATTCTGGGGCCGCCCGGCGTGGGCAGTGTGTCCGCACCCGCGGGTACACCGGGCGGTCCCCGTTTTCTGGTCAGGCGAGCCGGGGTTTTACCCTGGTGGAGCTGCTGGTGGTGATCGCCATCATCGGCATCCTCATCGCCCTGCTGCTGCCGGCCGTGCAGTCGGCGCGAGAGGCGGCCCGCCGTACGGGTTGTACCAACAACCAGAAGCAACTTTCGCTCGCCTGCCTGAACTACGAGTCCACGTACGGGCACCTGCCGTACGGCCGCAAGGTCGACCGCTGGGACTCCTACACTTGGAGTCAGTACGTGCTGCCCTTTATGGAAGAGCAGGCCGTGCAGGACCTCTACCACGATCTGTTCGACACCAGCGGCGAAAATGCCTACCGCCCTGCCGGTCACGTCGACGCGATGAAACGTCAGGCCCGTGAGAGCTTTGTCGCCGGCTGGTACTGCCCGTCGGACCAGACGCCGGTCGGCAATGAACTCGAGTCGCCGACCTGGGGCTTCCTGCGTGGCAACTACCGCGGTTGCGTCGGCTCGGGCGACATGTACGGCAACACGCCGCTGGCCCGCGATTTCCGACGCGACGTTCAGAACGGTGTGGTCGGGTTCGGCCCTGGCTGCATGGCGATCAAGAATCTCCAGGGATACCCTGGAATCGACCCCGCCTTCAGCGGCGGGCCGCCGACTAAGGTGCGACTTGCGAAACTTTCCGACGGCACGTCCAAGACGCTGCTGATCTCTGAGGGAGTGGTTCCCACCGAGAACCTTGGCTGGGGCGGCGTGTTCGGCGAGATCATCTACGGCAACATGGGCGGCGCCCTGTTCAATACTACCTACGGCCCCAACACGGGCGAATCGGACACCGTCTACAGCCCGTGCCCAGCTTTGGAGAGCGATTACCCGTTCCAAGATCGGTGCAAGGGCAGCGGCCACCCTGGGGCGACATCTCCTGGCGGCACTGACACAGTTGCCGCGGCCCGCAGCCACCACAACGGCGGCGTGATCGGCGCAATGGCCGATGGCTCGGTGCACTTCTTCACAGAAGGTATTGAGCTACCAATCTGGCGCGCTATTGGCACGCGTGCGGGCAACATTGTTGGTGCGCCTGAAATCGCCAACGTTGAATTCTGA
- a CDS encoding LamG domain-containing protein — protein MTIQSFRSRAARLTLAVTASAAILAAGSSQANTVAYWRFEDGSAGANVVHLAGDDAGNTYSADIADVSGNGNDLSAWITAGCCGFGYRDDTPVGQIAATGETNNLSIQNTGGGPGMFTGATGIQTIAPAAFTIEASFKPENGGFRTIVGRDSQGAATSNGDLAAVYFQITPANELAFKFTDQAGIFHEAISAPDTIQGYNFPNSADGTWYHAAGVSDGSTISLYLADAQQNTGYQLVAELDLTASGSTNTALTSGAGDGGDWDAGNWTVGRGMYAGGHGDRFYGFIDEVRISDDAVAMSDFLHFGALANLTLEVNTTSGAVTIRNTSPVAVDLDYYEVTSASGALSTAGWDSLEDQGVTGSLDGDFNADGTVDAADYTVYRDGLGTTYAEGDYTAWANNYGRTLAPGDDTWTEAGGSDANLLSELLLNADGTTLAPGASLSLGNGFSTGGLQDLAFSYGKPGVNLFAGAVSYVSSASAATAAPEPFAGTLLAAGMMMIVGRRRQR, from the coding sequence ATGACGATTCAATCTTTCCGCAGCCGCGCCGCACGGCTGACCCTCGCGGTCACCGCCTCGGCGGCGATCCTCGCAGCAGGCAGCAGCCAGGCCAACACGGTCGCCTACTGGCGGTTTGAAGACGGCTCGGCCGGCGCCAACGTGGTGCACCTCGCCGGCGACGACGCCGGCAACACCTACTCGGCCGACATCGCCGACGTGTCTGGCAATGGCAACGACCTCTCGGCATGGATCACCGCCGGTTGCTGTGGCTTCGGCTACCGCGACGACACGCCCGTCGGTCAGATCGCCGCCACCGGCGAGACCAACAACCTCAGCATCCAGAACACCGGCGGCGGCCCGGGAATGTTCACCGGCGCGACCGGCATCCAGACGATTGCCCCGGCGGCCTTCACGATTGAGGCCTCGTTCAAGCCGGAAAACGGCGGCTTCCGCACCATTGTTGGCCGCGACAGTCAGGGAGCCGCCACCTCCAACGGCGACCTGGCGGCCGTCTACTTCCAGATCACTCCCGCCAACGAGCTCGCCTTCAAGTTCACTGACCAGGCCGGCATCTTCCACGAGGCCATCTCGGCGCCGGACACGATCCAGGGCTACAACTTCCCCAATTCGGCTGACGGCACCTGGTACCACGCCGCCGGCGTGAGCGACGGATCGACGATTTCGCTCTACCTGGCCGACGCGCAGCAGAACACCGGCTACCAGCTCGTGGCCGAGCTGGACCTGACCGCAAGCGGCAGCACCAACACCGCCCTGACCTCGGGCGCCGGCGACGGCGGCGACTGGGACGCGGGCAACTGGACGGTCGGCCGCGGCATGTACGCCGGCGGGCACGGTGACCGCTTCTACGGCTTCATCGACGAGGTCCGCATCTCGGACGACGCGGTTGCAATGAGCGACTTCCTGCACTTCGGCGCGTTGGCCAACCTGACGCTCGAGGTGAACACCACCAGCGGCGCGGTCACGATCCGCAACACCTCGCCGGTCGCGGTCGACCTCGACTACTACGAGGTGACCAGCGCCTCCGGCGCCCTCTCGACCGCTGGTTGGGACAGCCTAGAAGACCAGGGCGTGACCGGTTCGCTCGATGGCGACTTCAATGCCGACGGCACAGTCGACGCCGCCGACTACACCGTCTACCGCGATGGACTGGGGACCACGTACGCCGAAGGCGACTACACCGCCTGGGCGAACAACTACGGTCGTACACTCGCCCCCGGCGACGACACATGGACCGAAGCGGGCGGCTCCGACGCCAACCTGCTGAGCGAGCTGCTGCTCAATGCTGACGGCACCACCCTGGCGCCCGGCGCTTCGCTGAGCCTCGGAAATGGCTTCAGCACCGGCGGCCTGCAGGACCTCGCTTTCAGCTACGGCAAGCCCGGCGTGAACCTGTTCGCCGGCGCCGTTAGCTATGTTTCCAGCGCCTCGGCCGCGACCGCCGCTCCCGAGCCGTTCGCCGGCACGCTGCTGGCCGCCGGCATGATGATGATCGTGGGACGCCGCCGCCAGCGGTAG
- a CDS encoding glycoside hydrolase family 2 protein, translating to MSTLCISIRSAAVQLKAIIVLTLFAACTGPQIAAAADGGMQTRWAKDLDKNNVLPEYPRPQLVRPDWTNLNGEWDLRVTEVGAPQPESFDERILVPFPVEAPLSGATQRIDENQAVWYRRQFEAPELTGGRLLLHFGAVDWDATVWVNGQQVGTHQGGFDAFSFDITQSLRSSGPQTLLVKVLDPTNRGNQPHGKQALEPGSIVYTAVTGIWQTVWLERVPPTYISSLKLTPDVEAGELEIVARVIGPNAHNAVIRARVPQGDQLFYRKTGRADKPFRLKIPNAELWSPESPKLYDLQFELAVDDAADGREVIDSVESYFGMRRVELRMADDGFQRIHLNGKPVFNFGPLDQGWWPDGLYTAPTDEALKYDIAVTKQYGFNMCRKHVKVEPARWYYWCDKLGLLVWQDMPSGDRYIGWNEPDGERTPDSERVFRTELREMMDELHNFASIVVWVPFNEGWGQFKTEEIIGWVKNYDPSRLVDGPSGWADRGVGDLYDKHDYPGPAMFPPEQGRASVLGEFGGLGLAVEGHLWQESGNWGYNFYETREELNTQYQQLIDNLWVLKAGGLAAAIYTQTTDVEGEINGLMTYDREVLKINPELAAPLNTRLYAPAPKLTTIVATSKDPEGHGELWRYTTDAPGSDNWTDPAYDDSSWKSGRAGFGAPNTPGAVVRTEWTTSDIWLRREIELSPAALTGHLYLFGHHDEDADVYCNGQKIATLSGYTEGYRVIVIPSEARELLRPGPATLAIHCRQFTGGQYIDMGLITLGDAPEAANATAANPRSQPK from the coding sequence ATGTCTACTCTCTGCATCAGCATTCGAAGCGCCGCAGTCCAACTCAAGGCGATCATCGTCCTGACGCTGTTCGCCGCGTGCACCGGCCCGCAAATTGCGGCCGCGGCCGACGGGGGTATGCAGACACGCTGGGCCAAAGATCTCGACAAGAATAACGTCCTGCCTGAATACCCCCGCCCGCAGCTGGTGCGTCCGGATTGGACGAACCTCAACGGCGAGTGGGACCTGCGGGTCACCGAAGTGGGCGCCCCGCAGCCCGAGTCGTTCGATGAGCGGATCCTGGTGCCTTTCCCGGTTGAGGCCCCGCTCTCTGGGGCGACCCAGCGGATCGATGAGAATCAGGCCGTTTGGTACCGCCGCCAATTCGAGGCGCCCGAACTAACCGGCGGGCGGCTGCTGCTGCACTTCGGAGCGGTCGACTGGGACGCCACGGTCTGGGTGAATGGTCAGCAGGTTGGGACCCACCAGGGCGGGTTCGACGCCTTCTCATTCGACATCACCCAGTCGCTGCGGTCCAGCGGTCCGCAGACGCTGCTGGTCAAGGTCCTGGACCCGACGAACCGCGGCAACCAACCCCACGGTAAACAGGCGCTCGAACCTGGGAGCATTGTCTACACCGCCGTCACCGGAATCTGGCAGACGGTCTGGCTCGAGCGGGTGCCGCCAACCTACATCAGCTCGCTCAAGCTCACGCCGGACGTCGAGGCTGGCGAGCTAGAAATTGTCGCTCGGGTCATTGGCCCGAACGCGCACAACGCGGTCATCCGCGCCCGCGTCCCGCAGGGCGACCAGCTCTTCTACCGCAAGACGGGCCGCGCCGACAAACCGTTCCGCCTGAAGATCCCCAACGCCGAGCTCTGGTCGCCCGAGTCGCCCAAGCTCTACGACCTGCAGTTCGAGCTGGCGGTCGACGACGCGGCGGACGGCCGGGAGGTGATCGACTCCGTAGAGAGCTACTTCGGTATGCGTCGGGTCGAGCTCCGGATGGCCGACGACGGGTTCCAGCGGATCCACCTCAACGGCAAGCCGGTGTTCAACTTCGGCCCGCTCGATCAGGGCTGGTGGCCGGACGGGCTGTACACGGCCCCCACCGACGAGGCTCTCAAGTACGACATCGCAGTCACCAAACAGTACGGGTTCAACATGTGCCGCAAGCACGTGAAGGTCGAGCCGGCCCGCTGGTACTACTGGTGCGACAAGCTCGGACTGCTGGTCTGGCAGGACATGCCGAGCGGCGACCGCTACATCGGCTGGAACGAGCCCGACGGCGAGCGGACCCCCGATTCGGAGCGGGTCTTCCGCACCGAACTGCGGGAGATGATGGACGAGCTGCACAACTTCGCCTCGATCGTGGTGTGGGTTCCGTTCAACGAGGGCTGGGGCCAATTCAAGACCGAGGAGATCATCGGCTGGGTCAAGAACTACGATCCCAGTCGCCTGGTTGACGGCCCGAGCGGCTGGGCCGACCGCGGCGTCGGCGACCTTTACGACAAGCACGACTACCCCGGCCCCGCGATGTTCCCACCGGAACAGGGCCGCGCGTCGGTGCTCGGCGAGTTTGGCGGGCTGGGCCTGGCGGTCGAGGGGCACCTGTGGCAGGAGTCCGGCAACTGGGGCTACAACTTCTACGAAACCCGCGAAGAGCTCAATACCCAGTACCAGCAGCTTATCGACAACCTGTGGGTGCTCAAGGCCGGCGGCCTGGCCGCGGCAATCTACACCCAGACGACCGACGTCGAGGGCGAGATCAACGGCCTGATGACCTACGACCGCGAGGTCCTGAAGATCAACCCGGAACTGGCGGCGCCGCTCAACACACGGCTCTACGCCCCGGCGCCCAAGCTCACAACCATCGTGGCGACCTCGAAGGACCCCGAGGGGCACGGCGAGCTGTGGCGGTACACCACCGACGCTCCCGGTTCTGACAACTGGACCGATCCGGCCTACGACGACTCCAGCTGGAAGTCGGGCCGCGCCGGCTTCGGTGCGCCCAACACGCCCGGGGCGGTTGTTCGCACCGAGTGGACCACCAGCGACATCTGGTTGCGGCGTGAGATCGAACTCAGCCCCGCGGCCCTCACCGGCCACCTGTACCTGTTCGGACACCACGACGAAGACGCCGACGTGTACTGCAACGGCCAGAAGATCGCCACGCTCAGCGGCTACACCGAAGGCTACCGCGTCATCGTTATCCCGAGTGAGGCCCGCGAGCTGCTGCGGCCGGGACCCGCCACGCTTGCGATTCACTGCCGGCAGTTCACCGGCGGACAGTATATCGACATGGGACTAATCACCTTGGGCGACGCGCCCGAGGCCGCGAACGCCACGGCAGCGAATCCTCGAAGCCAACCGAAGTAG
- a CDS encoding LamG domain-containing protein — translation MLLTMPARRTATLLALAATVATASVSQAVKVHSYTFNDSTANDSIGTAHGTLVDPSGIAFYQGGQLRLTENNNANSNQDFSLPETVGAYVDLPNYIISDAAFFGTSGQLSLEFWATTQQNRNWARLGDFGNSIGGEDFSTGGGTSEYIIVVPQTGRAGNTFATSTHQPDGLGGGLENFVEGTGPLSVGEEHHVVVTLDQVDTSVNPNGTLSLYLNGALVSSGPVVGDGNDVPFDAGLMNDVNNWLGRAQWPDPLFDGSYNEFNVYDHALSATEVSDAFAAGPVASEAIPTLIVDRATGEMTLTNLEGDSLSLAGYNISSAAGALDSAGWTSINAGGTFDPNGNWVASSTTAELIAEADGGDGGDLSSGEEASIGAAWSPSRIEDVAFNFTLVGGTEMIGEVQYVNVDGGYARSDLDADGDVDADDFAAFVANSGADLSGLSLYESAVSGDLDGDGDNDYRDFRLFKADFIAANGSVAFAALSGAAAPEPAAATLALLVTGVVAGVRRRR, via the coding sequence ATGCTACTCACCATGCCCGCACGCCGCACCGCTACCCTGCTCGCTCTCGCAGCGACCGTGGCGACGGCGTCCGTCTCTCAGGCAGTCAAGGTGCACAGCTACACCTTCAACGACTCTACCGCGAACGACTCGATCGGCACCGCCCACGGCACGCTGGTCGACCCTTCGGGCATCGCGTTCTACCAGGGTGGCCAGCTCCGCCTGACCGAGAACAACAACGCCAACAGCAATCAGGACTTCAGCCTCCCGGAAACCGTCGGCGCCTACGTCGACCTGCCGAACTACATCATCAGCGACGCCGCCTTCTTCGGAACCAGTGGTCAGCTGTCCCTCGAGTTCTGGGCGACCACTCAGCAGAACCGCAACTGGGCCCGGCTGGGCGACTTCGGCAACTCGATCGGCGGCGAAGACTTCTCGACCGGCGGCGGCACCAGCGAGTACATCATCGTGGTGCCCCAGACGGGCCGCGCGGGCAACACCTTCGCCACTTCGACCCACCAGCCGGATGGGCTGGGCGGCGGCCTGGAGAACTTCGTAGAGGGGACCGGCCCGCTGAGCGTCGGTGAGGAGCACCACGTGGTCGTGACGCTCGATCAGGTGGACACCTCCGTCAACCCGAACGGCACGCTTAGCCTCTACCTCAACGGCGCCCTGGTCAGCAGCGGCCCCGTGGTTGGCGATGGCAACGATGTGCCGTTCGACGCCGGCCTGATGAACGACGTCAACAACTGGCTCGGCCGCGCCCAGTGGCCCGACCCGCTGTTCGACGGCAGCTACAACGAGTTCAACGTCTACGACCACGCCCTCTCAGCCACCGAGGTCAGCGACGCGTTTGCCGCCGGGCCCGTAGCGAGTGAGGCGATCCCCACGCTGATCGTCGACCGCGCCACCGGCGAGATGACCCTGACCAACCTCGAGGGTGATTCGCTCTCCCTGGCCGGCTACAACATCAGCTCCGCAGCGGGCGCGCTAGACAGCGCCGGCTGGACTTCCATCAACGCCGGCGGGACGTTTGATCCCAACGGCAATTGGGTTGCTTCGTCGACCACCGCCGAGCTGATCGCCGAGGCCGACGGCGGCGACGGCGGCGACCTCTCGAGCGGCGAAGAAGCCTCGATCGGAGCGGCCTGGTCGCCCTCCCGCATTGAGGACGTCGCGTTCAACTTCACCCTCGTCGGCGGCACCGAGATGATCGGCGAGGTCCAGTATGTCAATGTCGACGGCGGCTACGCCCGCTCCGACCTGGACGCCGACGGCGATGTCGACGCCGACGACTTCGCCGCGTTTGTTGCGAACTCTGGCGCCGACCTGTCGGGGCTTTCGCTGTACGAGTCGGCCGTGTCGGGTGACCTCGACGGCGACGGCGACAACGACTACCGCGACTTCCGCTTGTTCAAGGCTGACTTCATCGCCGCCAACGGCAGCGTCGCCTTCGCGGCTCTCAGCGGGGCCGCGGCCCCGGAGCCGGCAGCCGCCACCCTGGCGCTGCTGGTGACCGGCGTAGTGGCCGGCGTTCGCCGCCGCCGCTAG